In Callospermophilus lateralis isolate mCalLat2 chromosome 18, mCalLat2.hap1, whole genome shotgun sequence, one DNA window encodes the following:
- the LOC143383345 gene encoding protein FAM187B-like isoform X2, translated as MDRPRPIMWEVNGIPLTWRGQLVGQGMNTVLDTSTGGRQLQIFQPATYKCYVHQEFMAQFSPVMGPEALEEQNKKEEQWQVGKVLVPPKEADSVLKGLKLMLLMVFVLALAGLLFRVFRPAWDKRKNSVLLVK; from the coding sequence GCCCATCATGTGGGAAGTCAACGGCATCCCCTTAACTTGGCGGGGCCAGCTGGTCGGCCAGGGCATGAACACCGTCCTGGACACCTCCACCGGCGGCAGGCAGCTGCAGATCTTCCAGCCGGCCACGTACAAGTGCTACGTCCACCAGGAGTTCATGGCCCAGTTCAGCCCGGTGATGGGTCCCGAGGCCTTGGAGGAGCAGAACAAGAAGGAGGAGCAGTGGCAGGTGGGCAAGGTCCTGGTCCCGCCCAAGGAGGCCGACTCGGTTCTCAAGGGGCTGAAGCTGATGCTGCTCATGGTCTTCGTCCTGGCCCTGGCCGGGCTCCTCTTCAGGGTCTTCCGTCCTGCCTGGGACAAGAGGAAGAACTCCGTCCTGCTGGTGAAATAA